GCACACCTATCCTGAAGCACATCCGCACGATGGCATTTGTACGTTCCGTGCCGATATCGAAGTATCGACCTGTGGCATTATTTCTCCGCTGAAGGCACTCAACTTCCTGATCCATAAGCTGGAGTCAGATGTTGTGACCATAGATTATCGTGTACGTGGTTTTACTCGTGACGTGAACGGCGTAAAACACTACATAGATCATGCGATCCACTCTATCCAGAATTATATGACGGAAGACACCAAAGAGGCGTATCACATGGTGGATGTGAATGTGTATCAGGAAAACCTGTTCCACACTAAGATGATGCTAAAAGAAACCGATCTGAATACCTATTTATTCGGCATCACAACGGATGATCTGAATACTGAAGAAGAAGAGCAGATCCGTGAGCGTCTGAATCGAGAAATACAGGAAGTATTTTACGGTCGCAACCTACCGGAATAATGACTTGATATTATTCGTTTGGAATATAAAAAAGGCGCTCATCGAGCGCCTTTTTTATTAGGCTT
Above is a genomic segment from Pseudoalteromonas rubra containing:
- the speD gene encoding adenosylmethionine decarboxylase; the protein is MNKPFDKIKLHGFNNLTKSLSFSIYDICYAKTEQQRKEYLEYIDEQYSADRLTDILRDVVDIIGANVLNIARQDYDPQGASVTILVSEEPVEQQTFDSNEAPGPLPDSVVAHLDKSHICVHTYPEAHPHDGICTFRADIEVSTCGIISPLKALNFLIHKLESDVVTIDYRVRGFTRDVNGVKHYIDHAIHSIQNYMTEDTKEAYHMVDVNVYQENLFHTKMMLKETDLNTYLFGITTDDLNTEEEEQIRERLNREIQEVFYGRNLPE